The following are from one region of the Haemophilus parainfluenzae genome:
- the argR gene encoding transcriptional regulator ArgR → MSDQLTKAFKELLNQERFASQSEIVEALKKQGFQTINQSKVSRMLSKFGAVRARNTKMEMVYCLPSELSVPATSSPLKNLVLDIDHNDFVIVIKTSPGAAQLIARLLDSIGKPEGILGTIAGDDTIFVTPTKETTIKSLLEQIQTLFESSL, encoded by the coding sequence ATGTCAGATCAATTAACAAAAGCTTTTAAAGAACTTCTTAATCAAGAACGATTTGCGTCTCAAAGTGAAATTGTTGAAGCCTTAAAAAAACAAGGATTTCAAACCATTAACCAATCTAAAGTTTCACGCATGCTAAGTAAATTTGGCGCAGTTCGTGCGAGAAACACTAAAATGGAAATGGTGTATTGCTTACCAAGCGAATTGAGTGTGCCAGCTACCAGCAGTCCATTAAAAAATCTGGTTTTGGATATCGATCACAATGATTTCGTTATCGTCATTAAAACCTCTCCGGGTGCGGCACAGTTGATTGCTCGCTTATTGGATTCCATTGGTAAACCTGAAGGTATTTTAGGCACGATTGCAGGAGATGACACCATTTTTGTGACCCCCACAAAAGAGACAACCATCAAATCGCTTTTAGAGCAAATTCAAACGCTTTTTGAAAGCAGCCTATAA
- the ispE gene encoding 4-(cytidine 5'-diphospho)-2-C-methyl-D-erythritol kinase, giving the protein MKTHHFSTALSTSLGKPNRFPSPAKLNLFLYINGKLPNGYHELQTLFQFLDFGDWLTIDIRQDKQIHITPEIPGLPLEQNLIYRAAILLQEKTGCTLGATIHLDKILPMGGGIGGGSSNAATTLLALNYLWQTHLSIDELAELGLKLGADVPIFVHGQAAFAEGVGEKIQYCELQEKYYVVLKPETAISTAVVFNDPDLPRNTEKRSLAELLNQPFANDCEKVVRTQYPEVEKALLWLLQYAPARLTGTGACVFAEFDDEKSAQAVFQQKPKEFFGFVAKGLNVSPLHAMLKQLSTNQSIYTQPEVI; this is encoded by the coding sequence ATGAAAACACATCACTTTTCAACCGCACTTTCAACCTCTCTTGGAAAGCCTAACCGCTTTCCAAGCCCCGCAAAACTCAATTTATTTCTCTATATAAACGGTAAACTGCCAAACGGCTACCACGAATTACAAACGCTTTTCCAATTTCTTGATTTCGGCGATTGGCTCACCATTGATATTCGCCAAGATAAACAAATCCACATCACACCAGAAATTCCTGGCTTACCTCTAGAACAAAATTTAATCTATCGTGCAGCGATACTACTACAAGAAAAAACAGGTTGTACGCTCGGTGCAACAATTCATTTAGATAAAATTCTGCCAATGGGCGGTGGTATTGGTGGCGGTTCATCCAATGCGGCGACGACTCTTCTTGCTTTAAATTATTTATGGCAAACCCATTTATCCATTGATGAACTTGCTGAGCTCGGACTAAAACTCGGTGCAGATGTGCCTATCTTTGTTCATGGCCAAGCCGCTTTTGCAGAAGGCGTAGGTGAAAAAATCCAATACTGTGAACTACAAGAAAAATATTATGTAGTACTAAAACCCGAGACTGCAATTTCTACAGCGGTAGTTTTTAACGATCCCGATTTGCCTCGCAATACAGAAAAAAGATCTCTTGCTGAACTTCTGAATCAACCGTTTGCAAACGATTGCGAAAAAGTCGTACGAACTCAATATCCAGAAGTTGAAAAAGCCCTATTATGGTTGCTACAATATGCACCAGCCAGATTAACCGGAACCGGAGCTTGTGTTTTTGCTGAATTTGATGATGAAAAATCAGCACAAGCTGTTTTCCAACAAAAACCGAAGGAATTTTTCGGCTTTGTTGCTAAAGGATTAAACGTTTCACCATTACATGCGATGTTGAAACAACTCTCGACCAACCAATCTATCTACACTCAACCTGAGGTTATATAA
- a CDS encoding TIGR01777 family oxidoreductase: MNILVTGGTGFVGKALVEALLSRGDSVTVLTRSIEKAQAIFPEKTLQFLTALSTLKDLNAFDAVINLAGEPIFDKRWTAQQKEKLRHSRINLTQQIVQLINQSEYPPALISGSATGIYGNRGEDVITEDTNPSTQFTAQLCIDWENAAKQANTRVCLVRTGLVLSPKGGAFAKILPLYRFGLGGKLGNGEQYWSWIALEDMVKGLIFLLDHSNCEGTFNFTAPHPVKNKTFNQLLGQALHRPCFAQVPQFLLTSLLGERACILLDSQNAYPKHLLDCGFTFQYENLKDYFYHILS; encoded by the coding sequence ATGAATATCTTAGTGACAGGTGGAACGGGATTTGTAGGAAAAGCTTTAGTTGAAGCGCTACTGTCACGTGGCGATAGTGTTACAGTACTGACTCGCTCCATTGAAAAAGCTCAAGCGATTTTTCCTGAAAAAACACTGCAATTTTTGACCGCACTTTCAACACTCAAAGACTTAAATGCCTTTGATGCGGTTATTAATCTTGCCGGTGAGCCAATCTTCGATAAAAGATGGACAGCTCAACAAAAAGAAAAACTTCGTCATAGCCGTATTAATTTAACACAGCAGATTGTTCAACTTATTAATCAAAGTGAATATCCCCCAGCCCTGATTTCAGGTTCCGCAACTGGAATTTATGGAAACCGTGGCGAAGATGTAATCACCGAAGACACAAATCCAAGTACTCAATTTACCGCTCAACTTTGTATTGATTGGGAAAATGCAGCAAAGCAAGCTAACACTAGAGTCTGTTTAGTGAGAACCGGATTAGTGCTTTCTCCAAAAGGTGGCGCTTTTGCAAAAATCCTTCCGCTCTATCGCTTCGGATTAGGCGGCAAATTAGGGAATGGCGAGCAATATTGGAGCTGGATTGCGTTAGAGGATATGGTAAAAGGATTGATTTTTTTACTTGATCATAGCAATTGCGAAGGGACATTTAATTTTACTGCGCCACATCCTGTTAAAAATAAGACTTTTAACCAATTATTAGGTCAAGCACTACATCGACCTTGTTTTGCTCAAGTACCTCAATTTTTGCTCACCTCTCTTCTCGGCGAGCGAGCTTGTATTTTATTAGACAGTCAGAATGCCTATCCAAAACATTTGTTAGATTGCGGATTTACATTCCAATATGAAAACCTAAAAGATTACTTCTATCATATTCTTTCATGA
- the lolB gene encoding lipoprotein insertase outer membrane protein LolB, whose protein sequence is MKLLKSLLAPVLASVILSACTLDAERPTDVQHIDKNDITWQQHLKKIKQIQSYSTKGQIGYISPQERFSSRFEWQYQNPKAYKLKLYSLISKTTLTMEMHPNGMTISDNKGNQQSDKNAKLLLREIIGMDVPLEHLSYWLKGQPADNSDYQVGTNHLLSEFSYPLDGSIWTADYLSYHADNSMPENILLKNKSTSQTLKIRVDEWAF, encoded by the coding sequence ATGAAATTATTAAAATCGCTTCTCGCGCCTGTACTTGCCAGTGTGATCTTATCCGCTTGTACTCTTGATGCAGAGCGCCCAACAGATGTTCAGCATATCGATAAAAACGATATTACGTGGCAACAGCACCTCAAAAAAATCAAACAAATTCAATCTTATAGCACAAAAGGACAAATTGGTTATATTAGTCCACAAGAGCGTTTTTCGAGTCGCTTTGAATGGCAATATCAAAACCCGAAAGCCTATAAGTTAAAACTTTATTCTCTGATTAGCAAAACAACGCTAACCATGGAGATGCATCCAAACGGCATGACTATTTCAGATAATAAAGGCAATCAGCAATCGGATAAAAATGCCAAATTATTGTTACGTGAAATCATCGGAATGGATGTGCCATTAGAGCATTTATCTTATTGGCTAAAAGGTCAACCAGCAGATAATTCAGATTACCAAGTTGGAACGAATCATCTTTTATCTGAATTTAGCTACCCACTTGATGGCTCGATATGGACAGCCGATTACTTAAGTTATCACGCAGATAATTCTATGCCTGAAAATATTCTGTTAAAGAACAAAAGTACATCGCAAACCCTAAAAATTCGTGTGGATGAATGGGCGTTCTAA
- a CDS encoding ribose-phosphate pyrophosphokinase: MPDIKLFAGNATPELAKKISERLYISLGDATVGRFSDGEIQVQINENVRGADVFIIQSTCAPTNDNLMELIVMVDALRRASAGRITAVVPYFGYARQDRRVRSARVPITAKVVADLLSTVGIDRLLTCDLHAEQIQGFFDIPVDNVFGSPVLLDDILKKTDLVNPIVVSPDIGGVVRARAVAKLLNDTEMAIIDKRRPRANVSQVMHIIGDVADRDCILVDDMIDTGGTLCKAAEALKERGAKRVFAYATHAVFSGLAAQHLASDAIDEIVVTDTVPLSPEMQALGKVRVLTLSSMLAEAIRRISNEESISAMFE, encoded by the coding sequence ATGCCAGACATTAAACTCTTTGCTGGAAATGCTACGCCTGAGCTAGCGAAAAAGATTTCTGAACGTCTTTACATTTCATTAGGCGATGCCACTGTTGGACGCTTTAGCGATGGTGAGATCCAAGTGCAAATTAATGAAAATGTGCGTGGTGCAGACGTATTTATTATCCAATCTACCTGTGCGCCAACAAATGACAACCTGATGGAATTGATTGTCATGGTCGATGCTTTACGTCGTGCATCTGCTGGTCGTATTACTGCCGTTGTTCCTTATTTTGGTTATGCTCGTCAAGATCGCCGTGTACGTTCTGCTCGTGTACCAATCACCGCAAAAGTAGTGGCTGATTTACTTTCAACCGTAGGGATTGACCGATTATTAACCTGTGACTTACACGCAGAACAAATCCAAGGTTTCTTTGATATACCGGTTGATAACGTATTCGGTTCACCGGTTCTACTTGATGATATCTTGAAGAAAACAGATCTTGTCAATCCGATCGTTGTTTCTCCGGATATCGGTGGTGTTGTTCGTGCTCGTGCGGTAGCGAAATTATTAAATGATACCGAAATGGCGATCATTGATAAACGTCGTCCGCGCGCAAATGTATCACAAGTTATGCACATTATCGGGGATGTCGCAGATCGTGATTGTATCCTTGTAGATGATATGATTGATACAGGCGGTACATTATGTAAAGCAGCTGAAGCATTGAAAGAACGTGGTGCAAAACGCGTGTTTGCTTATGCGACTCACGCGGTATTCTCTGGTTTAGCAGCACAACATTTAGCAAGTGATGCCATTGATGAAATCGTGGTGACAGATACTGTTCCACTATCACCTGAAATGCAAGCGCTTGGCAAAGTTCGAGTGCTTACCCTTTCAAGTATGCTGGCTGAAGCAATTCGTCGTATCAGCAATGAAGAATCTATCTCAGCAATGTTTGAATAA
- a CDS encoding tRNA(Met) cytidine acetyltransferase TmcA codes for MTRHFQILVSENMPSNLPANTLIINEFSKIQNLLGQEFETILFDARKGIHLEALAIAAGTLKMNGALIVLLSNWEKLHSQLDEDSLRWSGSLETIATPRFMTYFKHCIHKYGFPVLYHQNDLKFDRTFQQSFVNHNATLDQQKIIDQILQKESELYFLTAKRGRGKSALAGLLANQLDKKIYLTAPNKSAVKILAEFSQKEIIFIAPDELFLALQRNPSFSENAWLFVDEAAMLPIAQLTAFSHHFKHILFTTTIHSYEGTGRGFTLKFKQKMNRTFLNFELIEPIRWAKDDALEAFIDELLLLNVEDEFKQTPYSKSETCQITKRSQQEILSSLSQFYGLMTLAHYRTSPLDLRRLFDANAQCFFTAESEQNLLGAAWALEEGGIEDSSLIEAIQLGIRRPKGNLVPQALCFHTQLQKACELHALRISRIAVQPMWQRHGIGTKLIEYIKQNANVDYLSVSFGYTKELAQFWLKCGFSLVHLGDHLEASSGCYSAIALKGLSPQGIELEKRAKQSFQRNIPLSFHPLAQVFNTTSVDWELLDEDWLSLKNFAYFHRSLASALPAIRRFLMNLDEKDCPLMRDYFIKKQIPYSKKNGLKSLRSEIAQKLKKEAR; via the coding sequence ATGACACGACATTTTCAAATTTTAGTCAGTGAAAATATGCCGTCTAATTTGCCGGCAAATACCTTGATCATTAATGAATTTTCTAAAATTCAAAATCTTCTTGGGCAAGAGTTTGAGACGATCTTGTTTGATGCACGTAAAGGTATCCATTTAGAGGCGCTCGCCATTGCGGCTGGTACATTGAAAATGAATGGTGCCTTAATTGTCTTGCTATCAAATTGGGAGAAACTTCATTCCCAATTAGATGAAGATAGTCTTCGTTGGTCAGGTTCGCTTGAGACAATTGCAACGCCAAGATTTATGACATATTTTAAGCATTGTATTCATAAATATGGTTTTCCCGTTCTTTATCATCAAAATGATTTAAAATTTGATCGCACTTTTCAGCAGTCATTTGTAAATCATAATGCGACCTTAGATCAGCAGAAAATCATTGACCAAATCTTACAAAAAGAATCTGAACTCTACTTTCTTACCGCTAAACGAGGAAGAGGGAAATCAGCCCTTGCAGGCTTATTAGCGAATCAACTCGATAAAAAAATTTATCTCACGGCACCAAATAAAAGTGCGGTTAAAATTTTGGCTGAATTTTCACAAAAAGAGATTATCTTTATTGCGCCAGATGAGCTTTTCCTAGCTTTGCAACGTAATCCTTCTTTTTCTGAAAATGCTTGGCTTTTTGTGGATGAAGCAGCAATGTTGCCGATTGCTCAACTTACTGCTTTTTCCCACCATTTTAAGCATATTTTATTTACGACAACTATCCATAGTTATGAGGGAACGGGACGAGGCTTTACGCTTAAATTTAAGCAAAAAATGAACCGCACTTTTTTAAACTTTGAGCTTATTGAACCGATACGCTGGGCTAAAGATGATGCTTTAGAGGCGTTTATTGATGAGCTTTTATTATTGAATGTTGAAGATGAATTTAAGCAAACACCATACAGTAAAAGTGAAACATGCCAAATTACTAAACGCTCACAACAAGAAATATTATCTTCTTTGTCTCAATTTTATGGTTTGATGACATTAGCTCATTATCGAACATCCCCATTAGATCTTCGACGGTTATTTGATGCTAATGCACAGTGTTTTTTTACTGCTGAAAGCGAACAAAATTTACTGGGCGCAGCGTGGGCATTAGAAGAAGGTGGAATTGAGGATTCATCGCTTATAGAAGCTATTCAGCTGGGTATAAGACGCCCGAAAGGCAATCTCGTGCCGCAAGCACTTTGTTTTCATACTCAGCTACAAAAGGCTTGTGAATTACATGCTTTACGTATTTCGAGAATTGCGGTCCAGCCTATGTGGCAACGGCATGGTATTGGTACAAAGCTTATTGAATACATCAAGCAAAATGCTAATGTAGATTATTTGTCAGTGAGTTTTGGGTATACGAAAGAACTGGCTCAATTTTGGCTGAAATGTGGTTTTTCTCTTGTTCATTTGGGCGACCATTTAGAGGCGAGCAGTGGTTGTTACTCTGCGATTGCGCTAAAAGGACTTTCTCCACAAGGGATTGAATTAGAAAAAAGAGCAAAGCAATCTTTTCAACGGAATATACCGTTATCTTTCCATCCACTTGCTCAGGTATTTAATACCACATCAGTAGATTGGGAATTGCTTGATGAAGATTGGTTAAGCCTAAAAAACTTCGCTTATTTTCACCGCTCTTTAGCTTCCGCTTTGCCGGCAATTCGTCGATTTTTAATGAATTTAGATGAAAAAGATTGTCCTTTAATGCGAGATTATTTCATCAAAAAACAGATACCCTATAGTAAGAAAAATGGGTTAAAATCATTACGTTCTGAAATTGCACAAAAATTAAAAAAGGAGGCAAGATGA
- a CDS encoding DUF5363 domain-containing protein, whose translation MSEQEKKGWFRKAVDEYNKFCKELGLDKGACRGCMPRIEFDDDGHVKKEKPLEPLKK comes from the coding sequence ATGAGCGAACAAGAAAAAAAAGGTTGGTTTCGCAAAGCCGTAGATGAATATAATAAATTTTGCAAAGAGCTTGGTTTAGATAAAGGAGCTTGTCGAGGTTGTATGCCACGTATCGAATTCGATGATGATGGGCATGTAAAAAAAGAGAAACCACTTGAACCACTCAAAAAATAA
- the mdh gene encoding malate dehydrogenase, which translates to MKVAVLGAAGGIGQALALLLKLQLPAESELSLYDIAPVTPGVAKDVSHIPTAVKVEGFAGDDPTPALKGADVVLISAGVARKPGMDRSDLFNINAGIVRNLIEHVAKTCPKACVGIITNPVNTTVAIAAEVLKKAGVYDKRKLFGVTTLDVLRSETFVSELKGLNVSRTSVPVIGGHSGVTILPLLSQVQYAEWKEEEIAPLTKRIQNAGTEVVEAKAGGGSATLSMAQAAARFARSLVKGLSGETVVECTYVEGDGKYARFFAQPVRLGKEGVEEILPIGTLSKFEQDALEAMLPTLRADIELGEKFING; encoded by the coding sequence ATGAAAGTTGCAGTATTAGGCGCAGCAGGCGGTATTGGTCAAGCATTAGCCTTATTACTTAAATTACAATTACCCGCTGAAAGTGAATTATCACTGTATGATATTGCACCAGTGACACCCGGTGTGGCTAAAGATGTAAGTCATATCCCAACGGCGGTGAAAGTAGAAGGTTTTGCGGGAGATGATCCAACACCAGCACTTAAAGGTGCCGATGTCGTTTTAATTTCTGCAGGGGTAGCACGTAAACCGGGTATGGATCGTTCAGATCTTTTCAACATCAATGCGGGTATTGTGCGTAACTTAATTGAACATGTTGCAAAAACTTGTCCAAAAGCTTGTGTGGGTATTATCACCAATCCAGTGAATACGACAGTTGCGATTGCGGCAGAAGTGTTGAAAAAAGCGGGTGTTTACGACAAACGTAAATTATTCGGTGTCACTACATTAGACGTGTTACGTTCTGAAACATTCGTATCTGAATTAAAAGGTTTAAATGTTTCTCGTACAAGCGTACCTGTAATTGGTGGCCACTCAGGTGTAACTATTCTTCCATTACTTTCACAAGTTCAATATGCTGAATGGAAAGAAGAGGAAATTGCCCCATTAACAAAACGTATCCAAAATGCAGGTACTGAAGTGGTTGAAGCCAAAGCGGGTGGCGGTTCTGCGACACTTTCTATGGCTCAAGCTGCAGCACGTTTTGCGCGTTCATTAGTGAAAGGCTTAAGTGGCGAAACGGTGGTTGAATGTACTTATGTAGAAGGAGATGGCAAATACGCACGTTTCTTCGCTCAACCAGTGCGTTTAGGTAAAGAAGGTGTAGAGGAAATTTTACCAATCGGTACTTTAAGCAAATTTGAACAAGATGCGTTAGAAGCAATGTTACCAACATTGCGTGCAGATATTGAATTAGGCGAAAAATTTATTAACGGCTAA
- the mfd gene encoding transcription-repair coupling factor — protein sequence MKTTYFNFDIPTQPNDHKILGNVLASADALAVSEIAEQYDGLTVVVTPDTKSAVRLSHVLPDLTSQPVQFFPDWETLPYDSFSPHQEIISSRLSALFHLQNTKKGIFVLPISTLMQRVCPPKYLQHNVLLIKKGDRLVIEKLRLQLESAGYRSVEQVLEHGEYAVRGSLLDLFPMGSAVPFRLDFFDDEIDSIRTFDVDTQRTLDEIQSINLLPAHEFPTDEKSIEFFRTQFRETFGEIRRDPEHIYQQISKGTLISGIEYWQPLFFDEMATLFDYLPEKTLFVDMETNQAQGERFYLDAKQRYEHRKVDPMRPLLPPERLWLSIDAVNHALKNYPKINFKAEKVRSSVRQKNLAVSALPAVTIQSQQKEPLSQLRQFIEHFKGNVLFSVETEGRRETLLDLLSPLKIKPKQIKTLSEANQDKFNLWVSRLEQGFILDEAKLAVITEHEILGERVQQRQRDKRKSVNPDTLVRNLAELKIGQPVVHLDHGVGRYGGLVTLDTGGLKAEYLLINYANESKLYVPVGSLHLISRYVGGSDETAPLHKLGNESWAKTRQKAAEKIRDVAAELLDVYAQREVKKGFEFKYDREEFQQFAATFPFEETHDQAMAINAVISDMCQPKAMDRLVCGDVGFGKTEVAMRAAFLAVMNHKQVAVLVPTTLLAQQHYENFKDRFANLPVNVEVLSRFKTAKEQKQILENLAEGKVDILIGTHKLIQSDVKFSDLGLLIIDEEHRFGVGQKEKIKQLRANIDILTLTATPIPRTLNMAMNGIRDLSIIATPPARRVSIKTFVRQKDDLIIREAILREILRGGQVYYLHNDVASIENTAEKLTALVPEARVVIGHGQMRERELERVMSDFYHQRYNVLVCSTIIETGIDVPTANTIIIERADNFGLAQLHQLRGRVGRSHHQAYAYLLTPPPKLMTKDAKRRLEALESLDNLGAGFILATHDLEIRGAGELLGNEQSGQIESIGFSLYMELLDAAVKALKEGREPSLEEITHQQAEIELRVPALLPDDYLGDVNMRLSFYKRIAAAESKQELDELKVELIDRFGLLPEATKNLLQIAEMRLMVKPLKVLKIDAGAQGGFIEFSPSAKVDPEKFIKLIQQNPIVYRFDGPLKFKFVKALPENKARLEFVMDLVKNLTE from the coding sequence ATGAAAACAACCTATTTTAATTTTGATATTCCCACTCAGCCCAATGACCATAAAATTCTTGGCAATGTATTGGCGAGTGCAGATGCACTTGCGGTTAGTGAAATTGCTGAGCAATATGATGGATTGACAGTGGTCGTGACACCGGATACTAAAAGTGCGGTTCGTTTATCACACGTTTTACCGGATTTAACTTCTCAGCCCGTTCAGTTTTTTCCTGATTGGGAAACGTTGCCTTACGATTCTTTTTCGCCTCATCAAGAAATTATTTCTTCGCGTTTAAGTGCGCTATTTCATTTACAAAATACTAAAAAAGGCATCTTTGTTTTGCCGATTAGCACATTAATGCAACGTGTGTGCCCGCCGAAATATCTACAGCACAATGTCCTTCTGATTAAAAAAGGCGACCGCCTTGTCATTGAAAAATTGCGATTACAATTAGAGTCAGCAGGATATCGCTCTGTAGAACAAGTGCTAGAACATGGCGAATATGCTGTACGCGGATCACTTTTAGATCTTTTCCCGATGGGAAGTGCGGTTCCATTTCGCTTAGATTTTTTTGATGATGAAATTGATTCGATTCGTACTTTTGATGTCGATACGCAGCGAACGTTAGATGAAATTCAATCTATTAATTTATTACCTGCACACGAATTTCCAACCGATGAGAAAAGCATTGAATTTTTCCGCACACAATTTAGAGAAACCTTTGGTGAAATTCGTCGTGATCCAGAACATATTTATCAGCAAATCAGTAAAGGCACACTAATTTCAGGGATTGAATATTGGCAGCCGTTATTCTTTGATGAAATGGCAACATTGTTCGATTACTTACCCGAAAAAACGCTGTTTGTGGATATGGAAACAAATCAAGCACAAGGTGAACGTTTTTATCTTGATGCCAAACAGCGATATGAGCATCGAAAAGTTGATCCAATGCGTCCTCTTTTACCGCCAGAACGTTTGTGGCTCAGCATTGATGCAGTAAACCATGCATTAAAAAATTATCCTAAAATTAATTTTAAAGCAGAAAAAGTGCGGTCATCTGTTCGTCAGAAAAATTTAGCGGTGTCCGCATTACCAGCCGTGACTATTCAATCACAGCAAAAAGAACCGTTATCGCAACTTCGTCAGTTTATTGAGCATTTTAAAGGAAATGTTTTATTTTCAGTTGAAACTGAAGGACGACGTGAAACTTTACTGGATTTACTTTCACCATTAAAAATTAAACCTAAACAGATTAAAACCTTATCTGAAGCCAATCAAGACAAGTTTAATCTTTGGGTAAGTCGTCTTGAGCAAGGTTTTATTCTTGATGAGGCTAAACTCGCTGTCATTACTGAACATGAAATTTTAGGCGAGCGTGTACAGCAACGTCAGCGTGATAAACGTAAATCGGTGAATCCTGATACCTTAGTGCGTAATCTGGCTGAATTAAAAATTGGGCAGCCTGTGGTGCATTTAGATCATGGTGTAGGGCGTTACGGTGGGTTAGTCACGCTTGATACAGGTGGTTTAAAAGCGGAATATTTGCTGATCAATTATGCGAATGAATCCAAACTTTATGTGCCTGTTGGTTCTCTTCATTTAATTAGTCGTTATGTCGGTGGTTCAGATGAAACTGCACCATTACATAAATTAGGTAATGAATCGTGGGCGAAAACGCGTCAAAAGGCCGCAGAAAAAATTCGTGATGTGGCCGCTGAATTACTTGATGTGTATGCTCAGCGAGAAGTGAAAAAAGGCTTTGAATTTAAATATGATCGTGAGGAGTTCCAGCAATTTGCTGCAACCTTCCCTTTCGAGGAGACACATGATCAAGCCATGGCAATTAATGCTGTCATTTCGGATATGTGTCAGCCCAAAGCAATGGACCGTTTAGTTTGTGGTGATGTAGGTTTTGGGAAGACTGAAGTAGCGATGCGAGCCGCATTTTTGGCGGTCATGAACCATAAACAAGTGGCTGTATTAGTCCCTACAACCTTGCTAGCTCAACAGCATTACGAGAATTTTAAAGATCGTTTTGCTAATTTGCCGGTTAATGTGGAAGTGCTTTCTCGCTTTAAAACAGCTAAAGAGCAAAAACAAATCTTAGAAAATTTAGCCGAAGGAAAAGTCGATATTCTGATTGGCACCCATAAATTAATTCAATCAGATGTGAAGTTTTCTGATCTTGGCTTACTCATCATAGATGAAGAACATCGCTTTGGTGTGGGGCAAAAAGAGAAAATCAAACAACTTCGAGCGAATATTGATATTTTAACGCTTACCGCAACACCAATTCCTCGTACTTTGAATATGGCGATGAATGGTATTCGCGATCTTTCTATTATTGCGACACCCCCAGCTCGCCGAGTGAGTATCAAAACGTTTGTTCGCCAGAAAGATGATTTAATTATTCGTGAAGCCATCTTGCGTGAAATTTTACGTGGTGGGCAAGTTTATTATTTACATAATGATGTGGCGAGTATTGAAAATACGGCTGAAAAACTGACCGCACTTGTGCCAGAGGCTCGAGTTGTGATTGGACATGGTCAAATGCGAGAACGTGAACTTGAACGCGTGATGAGTGATTTTTATCATCAACGTTATAACGTTTTAGTCTGTTCCACCATTATTGAAACAGGGATTGATGTACCAACGGCAAATACGATCATTATTGAACGCGCAGATAATTTTGGTTTAGCTCAGCTTCACCAGTTGCGTGGTCGAGTAGGGCGTTCTCACCACCAAGCTTATGCCTATTTGCTTACACCTCCGCCGAAGTTAATGACGAAAGATGCGAAACGTCGTTTAGAGGCATTAGAAAGTTTAGATAACTTAGGTGCAGGTTTCATCCTTGCGACGCACGATTTAGAAATTCGCGGTGCCGGTGAATTATTAGGGAATGAACAAAGTGGGCAAATTGAAAGCATCGGTTTCTCACTTTATATGGAATTGCTTGATGCAGCAGTGAAAGCCTTAAAAGAGGGCCGGGAACCTTCATTGGAAGAGATTACACATCAGCAAGCTGAAATTGAGCTACGTGTTCCAGCTTTATTGCCAGATGATTATCTTGGCGATGTGAATATGCGTTTGTCATTCTATAAACGTATTGCAGCAGCGGAGAGTAAACAAGAGCTAGATGAATTAAAAGTTGAATTAATTGATCGCTTTGGCCTATTACCTGAAGCAACGAAAAATCTTTTACAAATTGCTGAAATGCGTTTAATGGTGAAACCATTAAAAGTGCTGAAAATCGATGCAGGGGCTCAAGGTGGCTTTATTGAATTCTCTCCTTCAGCAAAAGTTGATCCAGAAAAATTCATCAAATTAATTCAACAAAATCCAATTGTTTATCGCTTTGATGGTCCATTAAAATTTAAGTTTGTGAAAGCGCTTCCAGAAAACAAAGCGCGGTTGGAATTTGTGATGGATTTAGTGAAGAATCTAACTGAATAG